DNA sequence from the Desulfovibrio desulfuricans DSM 642 genome:
CCTGGGCTTTTGAACACGGCGTGCAGATAGAGTTCACTCGTCCAGGGAAGCCCACAGATAATGGACACATTGAAAGCTTTAACGGAAAATTCCGAGATGAGTGCTTAAATCAGAACGTGTTTCTGTCCCTGCACGATGCCCGCAGAACAGTCG
Encoded proteins:
- a CDS encoding integrase core domain-containing protein; translation: WAFEHGVQIEFTRPGKPTDNGHIESFNGKFRDECLNQNVFLSLHDARRTVEAWRQDYNQRRPHSSLGWLTPEEFRAKNITCNPLGTTNLQVVYAVG